Below is a window of Dermacentor variabilis isolate Ectoservices unplaced genomic scaffold, ASM5094787v1 scaffold_14, whole genome shotgun sequence DNA.
gttggtggtcaatatttgaatgcatcatgtaaccgcacaaacgacaacggacaaagaaggaaacacactggaCAAGTGCGACGCTTCAGCAGTACGTAGCAGAACTCTCCGCCCCCGTGTCCGGTGCCAGACCAGACAACCATGACAGAGGAGGAGCCAGCGGAAACATTCCTCAGTGAACGCCAGAGCTGCAGATtgcgagggttgcaatgtgggctttctggtaatgcatcttgaaggggtgtacggtagcgcgataaACAATGTTCCAACAATGTTTTTGGAAGTTAGCGCAGTGTGTGTCCTTGTGCGTCTTCTTTTGCCCCGTATTTTTATCGCGCTACGGTACACCCCTTCAAGCTACAGCTTGCACCACAGAGGTGGTCACGCACCAAGTCAGGCAGGCGTCGCTATTGGCCGTGGAACGAGCACCGCCCGACTTCGCCACGATCATGGTCCGTCCCGGAACGTAGCCGGAACCCCCCGTTACGGGCGCCAGTGTGGGAACGGCGCGGCCCCTCAGACCACACTATCAAGCCCCAGTCCTGGCCGGCCGCGCCCCAAGAGCGCCCAGACAAGCCTCGAACCACCGCTCGTGCTCACAATTCACTTCGTTTCCTACTTTTTCGACTGCTGGctctgatgatggtgatggcagTGTTCCCAtattaggtaacagggaaagtttgaagtatgaACTACATACATATTAGCAGCCTCGTGGGGGAACAATGGCTGGCAGTTTTGAGggtgtgggcggggcttcactgcagacttaagttgtatccgactgtagcaCGTGTATGTCACCCTCCGGCTTGGCGCACGGCAGCAGCGAGAACAAACGACGttccgtttgaaatttcagacctttccgtggCGTGTAGCGAAGTATTATTTAGCAGACACAACCGTTattgcgcattgtatgctctgcgcttgtcagctcaaaaatggccagacctggggAGGGGCGCTTTAAATGTGATCttgctgcaaaatttgagcaaaatCAAAGCAGCGGTAAGCGTGAAATTTTCTTTTCGAATCAtttagggaaaaaagaaaaagtagtgAACAGTCTTGACTACACGGCACTGCagctttaaaaataaaaattgccaCCCTTACAGGGCAAGCGAATGGTCTTGGGGGGCCGTATTACAGTTGTTCCAAACATGACAATTACTGATTCTAACAGTGAGGTTTGCTGGTTTTGTGGATATGTGTTACTCTACTGTCTGATATTTGGGCTAGTTCATTGAAATGCCTATTGGAATGCATGAGTGATTTTACCTGGTCTGTATTCATTTGCTTCCCATAAAGAGTACTCACAAGCTTACTGCGATATTTCATCGTCTTGCTTCTCTGTGTGGCACCTGCAGTTTGCGGTAGCATTCTGATTTGCATTACTGTACAGCGCAGGCAAGTTACCTTTCAAATTCGCAAAAATGCCCACCGAGGGACACCTTGGTTTTTGTTCCCACTGATGTGCATGCTGTTATACAAAATGTCTGGAAACACAGCAGAGCTCTAAGCTATTACTGTTGCCAGTTGAACAACAGTTTTATTCCACTCCAACAACACCAACTTGCGTTCCTTGCACTTCCTCTTCCAGCTTGCACCTCTTCGCTGGCGAGCAGTCGAGAGCGCACAAGATGTTCAACGAGAGGTTAAACGATGCCCGCATCATGTCCTTGTTTGGTGCAACGTTGCGCACAAATGACACCTGCACGTCCCTCTCCACCGGTCGCCCGAGCCCTTCTTCCACTTTCTCTTTGGCACCAGTCACGCCCTCCACACCCCTCACGAAGCAGTAGCAGTGGATTTTCACGTGACAGTTTTTCACCTCCTTGTTCAAATTCTCTCTTCCCGACAGCAGTCCCACAAATGCATCTAAGAATTCTGTTGCGTGTGCTGGGAGGTTCATACAGATGTGCACGTGCCTGTCATCTGCTAAGTGCTGAACAAGGGTCTCTCCCATAACTTTCCGGATAAACTCGCGTCCATCCATGTTGTAGGTGGTCACCCTGTCTGACACTTTGTTGAGGGTCACATTGTGATTTAGCCAGGTATACGAGTGCGGGTTCAGGTCATTCGCAATGACTGTGCAGCCCTTGCGCGCAGCGGGAATGGCAAACGGTCCGACACCAGCAAAGATATCGTACAAGACATCACCGTGGCGCAGAAGGTCGATGACACGTGAGTGCTCAGTGCAAAGCCGTGGGTTCCAGTAGACATCCGCAAAGTCAAACTCGAACCTGCAGAGATGGAAGTGATCATCCATTAGGAAACCTGAAATGAAGATTTCGAGACATCTCTACAACTAGTACGCGCAACCTAGGCTAAAGTTGCAAAATGTGTCACGCTAGAGGAAAAAAACACCAGCACTGGTCACGAGCCTAATgattcatatacaaaagccttaATCTTCAATGCAACTtgagatacagtcgaacccacttataacggtATATTGCATACAGCATTGAGTAGCTGATGCACCGGCAACTGTTGTGTTGTATGATAAAATaaaccacttactacaatgccctcATGTCGCATGATTgattataacaattaaatctggctccTTGGTCTGTGGAAATGGAAAAAGTCCAAAACCCTAGAGAGAAAAAAACGATGCCGTTTTGCCACACCCAAGCTTTGTGCCGTGCACACCCCACGGCACTACTGCATCGCGTCGCTGGCCTCATGCGCCCCTCTCCTGTCTTCCTTTCACCCTCTCGTTGACGTCTGAGTGGAAGGGAGTGGGAGAGGGTGTAACGAAGCTATGGTGTGCAGGGTGCATGGAACAAAGGCAGGTGTGCCAAAGCGGCtcgcctttttatttatttcttccccTGGACGTCGCATTGCCTTTTATTTCGGGGCAGACATCCAGTAGCCAGACTTGTTAAGACTTAGGAGTAGGCTTGTGAGCGCAGCAGCTATGCGGATCCGTCAACCTTTTTTAAGCTTTCTGGTGCATATATTATCTGACAGAACGACTGCATGTTCAAACGAAGAGCCACAAGTCTCGACGAATCTAGTGGATATGTGCATGACTTCGCTGCTGCGTTGCCCTGCCTCTGATGCGCTGACCGGATGCTTTTTTACCGAGTCTCTTTCTGCTAGCGCCAGCCTCTTCAACGCTATCATCAGGCTTTCATCCGCAGCTACTTAAGTGCGATTCGACTGTGTGGTTCCTCAGTGGGCATGTGAGCGTGGCAGCTATGCGGTTCCCTCAACCTTTTTTGTGCTTTCTGGTGCAGGTTAGTCCCATTTCATCACTGTACTCTAAGCGCACAAGCAATGTCAACCTGTTGCTGTTTCCATGCCCACGTGCTCTTCTTTTGAAATAGCATGTGAATGCTATGATGAATTAATGCTATCAAGTTGctgcttgaagaaaagagcgctacgaagatgcGGACTAAAAGGGGAACATGTACAATGGACAAGGCGCTGTTGTTGGGAGGAGACACTGAGCTGAACCCCGGTCCTCCTAAAGAGGATCCAAGTAAAAACAGTACTGACGTGGCGCTATTAAAATCCCTTAATGCGAAAATTGTCGGAAATCGTACCGTGGTTCTATCACAACTTAACGAAGTGAAAGAAATTCAATTGAATCTAGAGAAGCAAATAACTGACATTAATCATCGTCTCATCACCATCGAAGAAAAAATGGCTGTTTTACAAAGTTGTGCTGGAGTCATTAACTCCTATTTAGTATCAACTGCTGAGTGTacgaatcaggtaacagcagatttggtgaaggatggtgggcagattgttctagaaaactggccaccctgtatacgcaatgcctcatgaccttgagcgtaccagaaccttggaagaatgccaacataatcttaatctacAAGAAAGGGGACCGcaaagacttgaaacattatagaccaatcggcttactgtccattgcctacaaagtatttactaaggtaatccaaaatagaatcaggaacaccttagacttctgtcaatcaaaggaccaggcaggatttcaaaaaggctactcaacaatagaccatgttcacaccatcaatcaggtggggaatataaccaacccttatatatagctttaattgattacaagaaagcgtttgattcagttaaAAGCTCagtagtcatgcaggcattatggaattggggtgtagacgagccgtatgttaaaacactgaaagatatctatggcggctccacagccactatagtcctctataaagaaagcaacaaaatcccaataaagaagggtgtcaggcagggagatacgatctctctaatgctattcacagcgtgtttacaggaggcattccaagacctggattgggaagaattggggatgagagttaatggagaataccttaacaacttgcgattcgctgatgatattaccttgcttagtaactcaggggaccaatcgcaatgcatgctcactgacctggacaggcaaagcagaagggtgggtctaatttaaacactgttaaacattactttagttttctgcagattatattTTAGACTAAaatataatctgcagaaaactaaagtaatgtttaacagtctcagaaaagaacagcagtttacaataggtagcgaggcactggaagtggtaagggaatgcatctacttagggcaggtagcgatcatggatttcatttttcatttcatttccttaaAACCCCGTAGTGGGGATAATAtataaggggtgggaatacaacatatacaaacaaatgttataatgcattcaattctgtAACTAAAATGTTGTTAcatcttgaacaaattgtgaagatCAGGTTATGGCAGCAATTTGatgaggaaggccattccagtctttagaTGCTCGGAAGAAAAATGAGGCTGAAGATGCATTTGTTTGTGAATGTGGTTGTGCTACCTGCTGGGGATGGCCAATGCGTCGTGACCGGCGCGTTGGGGGAACAATGTATGGTGGTCGATTGAGCGCCGAATGGTAGAacctgtggaagagggaaagggtggcAACGCGGCGACGAAGAGAtagaagcgataaggaagattcttttttttaaagctgatATGCTGACGTTGTAAGAGTATGTGGAATGAATACACCTGGTGGCGTGATTTTGAACTGCCTCGAGGGCATtggtgagatatgcttgatgcggatcccagatggcagatgtGTATTCGAGTTTCATTCTTACCAATGATCTATAGGCTAACAGTTTTACATGCAATGGAGCGAGGTGAAGGTGACGTCTCAGAAGTCTCAATGTCTTGTTAGCCAATGAAGTAACATTAGTAACATGCGCATTCCAGGTTACATCATTAGTCAAGGTGatacctaggtatttgtaggatTCCACTGACTCCACGGTGACGTCACCAATCTGATAAGAAAAGCGAAGAGGGTGATGACGACGGGTAAACGAGACAAGTTTGCATTTATTAGAGTTAAGTGTCATCAGCTAAACACCACGCGATTATTGTACCCAGTTAAGGTCGGATTGAAGGGTTATTTGGTCAGTGATGGTATTGACTGCgcggtaaataacgcagtcatcggcaaacatacggatatggcaggacacatgcaagggtaagtcgttaatgtaaattaagaaaaattaaattatggtgttttacgtgccaaaaccactttctgattatgaggcacgccgcagtgaaggactctggaaattttgaccacctggggttctttaacgtgcacctaaatctaagtacacaggtgctttcgcatttcgtccccatcaaaatgcggccgccacggccgggattcgatcctgcgacctcgtgctcagcagcccaacaccatagccactgagcaaccacagcgggtgtaaattaagaaaagggggccaaggacggacccctgtggtatgcctgatgtgacgagtgtaatgttTGAAGCGTGGTTATTAAATGAGACATAATGTGAGCGGTTAGTTAAAAATTGCTCAAGCCATTTTATAATATCAGGATGCAAATGCAAACGATAAAGTTTTAGTAATAGGCGTTGATGAGCgattttgtcaaacgcttttgtgTAATCCAAAAATATGGCGTCTGTTTGTACGTTACGGTAAAGATTAGCATGAACATCATGAAGAAATAGTGCAAGCTGGGTCTCGCACGAATGGCCCCTGCGGAACCCGTGCTGTGAAGGATGAAAGTTGTTAGCGTCTAGAAAGTTCATAATATGAGAGTAGTATACATGCTACATGACCTTGCAGGAAACACTTGTCAAtgagatggggcggtaatttaggggAGCATTATTGTTgcctgatttgtagactggagtAACCTTCCCTATCTTCCCCTCATCTGGCATGGTGCCTGTGGAAAGCTactgtgaaaataataaatattgacacgtgtacttatctttatcgggcgaccacgtttcgccgcctaacaaatgtaatcgcacagcgtgggacgcgcctgcatgtatccgaagtttctggaaaattatcgatgcttcaatccgctgtctgttgtcgccgagacttgttatctgatttcatcacctgacgcgaatggtgtagaactttgtggaaggcacgcgggtccgaatgattagtctggaacattcgacgactgctctataaaagccgacgcgcttgacccgcagatcagattttccgacgatcgccgaccgtgttcgccgctatcgttgtgctataagtgtagcctgtttttgtgggcacaggttcgcccaataaaagctagttttgtatttcaccgtattgcttctttcttcaccgtcactaccacgtgacaatatagaaaCTCTCaagtgatattgcgcaacaaaaaatgaCACAGACGTAAGAGAGGACAACACatcaagcgcaaactttcaactaagtttattgtagcACTGAAACCGAAATGGACGTAAGAGAGGACGACACACCGGTTTCAGTGGTACGATAAAgtcagttgaaagtttgcgcttggtgtgtcgtcctctcTTACGTCCGTattcgttttttgttgcgcaatatcatttgagtaatggattaccaacttgcccggaatgctgctctcatagAAACTCTGCAAAAgatgtgtttcatgttttttagtagtttagagTTGATGTCATTGATGCCAGATGAAGAAGACAACTTAATATTTTCTATCACAGATAAAAGCCCACGTACTGTGAATGTGATTGATGACATGTTGCATTGTATATTTGTGGTTGGCGGGGTTGGAGGTGTGTCGATTTCATTAATGAAGAATGAAGAAAATGCGTTGTTGAacatacagtgcagtccacttataacgatatcgagaaggacgaaaaatatgatcattataaccgatgatcactatatctggactgcagatattagaaaaaatttttaaaaataaaaaattaagaaCGCGGAACgtacctttgcagctccgaactcgaattcgctacttgctctaaaaaatagatgatgtagaaagtaggctgtgaaaaacaaactttatttctagcgccaatgaccgtgtcaagggttaggcgcgccgaaatagtcagaaatctgcacttgcttttgcagcagcttcagcttcacagccacggtgtgcatggattccagctgctgcgcgaacactggcagcaatcctttagcatgcataacatCAATTAAGGAGTTGATCGACAACAGTGCGCTTTGCGTGGACATCGAGATcagggtcaaggagccactgtcaatctcgttgtcactgttgctgctgccgtcgccaccgtcgccGTCTGTCGAGACAAGCACATCTTCGGTGATTGCCTCGTTggtgacctcatcgcagaacgaggcggcactgtctgcagtcaaaaactcttCCATCGAAGCACCACCTGTGTCACCTGTAGGAACGAGCTCCAAGAGCTCAGTTATGTCAGCGGCTTCTaccgtgttggtctcagtgggttggggaagttcgtcctgacgcacaaagcccgcctttttgaagcaattgTATATGGTTGACTGCTTTACTTCATAACATGCACCATAAATGAAGCGCACGGCTTTCAAAAGACTGATCTTCAGGTCAGGGGGCCCGTCTGCATGACCCGACGTGCCAGGAGCTGCGCGGTCAATGGCTAAGATTAGCCACTCCAGCATGCGCCGACAATACAGGACTTTAAAGTTGGAGATCCCGCCGGCGTCCAACGGCTGCAGGACTGCCGTAGTATTCGGAGGCAGAAACACCAATTCGACAGATGTTAGCTTCGGGTTGACGCTGTGTGCGCTACAGTTGTCAAGTAGCAACACTACTTTTCTTCCTTGGCCTTCAATTATACTGTTGAACTCGAGCAGCCATTCTTCGAACAGGTTGCGGGTCATCCACGCCTTATTGCTGCGATAGCGGACCAGGATGTGCTGATTCTTAAAGCACGTTGGCTTCTTTGATCATGATCATGAAAGGCTTGAGACGATAGCTCCCGTCCATGCTAACGCACAGCGACACGGTCACCCAAAGTTTCGAGTGCTCTCCGCCGGGGCACCGATCTCGTTTAAGAGCGTGAGTCTTCGACGgcaacatttgaaaaaacagTTTCGTTGCAATTATATATGTCCTTCTCCGCATAGCGCTCCAGCACACCGGGCAGCTTTGtatgcagccactgctgcttTGCCTGTGTGTCTAAAGACGCCGCTTCCCCTACCACTTTTTTGTAAACGATTCCGTGCCGCTCTTTAAAGCGCTGAATCCAGCCTCCCCCAGGCTTAAAATTTGGCCGTCCCAGAAGAAAAGCGAAGTTTTTCGCTTTGGTGGCAAGTATTGGCCTACTAATAGGCACATTATTTGCACGGGttgtgatgaaccactggtaaagcgcctcttcaacatcaGCATACAAAGGGTGTCTAGCCCTTTTCCactgatcggcatggccgctgatagctcctgccttcacaatcgcggtgctcccggttttcaagatggttgatatcgtcgactgggcaagctcatacttct
It encodes the following:
- the LOC142567697 gene encoding tRNA (guanine(37)-N(1))-methyltransferase produces the protein MAAAQDLSRAIRPPAGVLGMVELKRAAFDTVASVPSFEADIKDVAAIMTHMRKYLLKLPNFKAVQEGAGGARKRFHLDPAKVSTLDELDPAARAALSEAGVSVLGERQVSLSYDNWTAEDVLRAVIGQPDASGYSVIGHVLHLNLRDHLQPYKKLIGQVYLDKVKNIRCVVSKVNIIESTFRNFHMELLAGEHDTKVQVKQNGARFEFDFADVYWNPRLCTEHSRVIDLLRHGDVLYDIFAGVGPFAIPAARKGCTVIANDLNPHSYTWLNHNVTLNKVSDRVTTYNMDGREFIRKVMGETLVQHLADDRHVHICMNLPAHATEFLDAFVGLLSGRENLNKEVKNCHVKIHCYCFVRGVEGVTGAKEKVEEGLGRPVERDVQVSFVRNVAPNKDMMRASFNLSLNILCALDCSPAKRCKLEEEVQGTQVGVVGVE